A genomic region of Melopsittacus undulatus isolate bMelUnd1 chromosome 5, bMelUnd1.mat.Z, whole genome shotgun sequence contains the following coding sequences:
- the LOC101879244 gene encoding tRNA-dihydrouridine(20a/20b) synthase [NAD(P)+]-like isoform X1, producing the protein MIGDIETKECQLKDPVDLFHSGQVVKICAPMVRYSKLAFRTLVRKYSCDLCYTPMIVAADFVRSAKARDSEFTTNKGDHPLIVQFAAKEAQVLCDAARIICPFADGIDLNCGCPQRWAMAEGYGACLINKPELVQDMVRRVRNQINKPRFSVSIKIRIHEDLKRTVDLCQKAEATGVSWITVHGRSVEERHQPVHYDAIKIIKQSMSIPIVANGDIRTLRDAEKVHHLTGADGVMVARGLLANPAMFAGYEETPLKCIQDWVDIALELGTPFTCFHHHLMYMMERITSKQEKKVFNVLSSTSAVLDYLNDHYGLG; encoded by the exons ATGATTGGTGACATTGAAACTAAAGAATGCCAACTGAAAGATCCCGTGGATTTGTTTCATTCTGGGCAAGTTGTAAAAATATGTGCCCCCATGGTCCGCTATTCCAA GTTGGCTTTCAGAACCCTGGTTAGGAAATACAGTTGTGATTTATGTTACACGCCAATGATAGTAGCAGCTGATTTTGTGAGATCTGCAAAAGCGAGGGACAGCGAATTCACAACCaacaaag GTGATCATCCATTGATTGTTCAGTTTGCTGCTAAAGAAGCACAGGTTTTGTGTGATGCTGCCCGTATCATCTGTCCTTTTGCAGATGGAATAGACCTAAACTGCGGCTGTCCTCAGAG gtgGGCGATGGCAGAAGGTTATGGTGCTTGCTTAATAAATAAACCAGAGCTTGTTCAGGATATGGTGAGACGTGTACGGAATCAGATCAACAAACCAAGATTTTCAGTATCTATTAAAATAAG AATCCACGAGGACTTAAAAAGAACAGTTGACTTGTGTCAAAAAGCTGAAGCAACTGGAGTTTCATGGATTACAGTACATGGGAGAAGTGTAGAAGAAAGACATCAGCCTGTACATTACgatgcaattaaaataattaaacaaagcATGTCTATACCTATTGTGGCTAATGGAGACATCAGAACTTTAAGAGATGCTGAAAAAGTTCATCACTTGACAGGAGCAGATG GTGTAATGGTGGCTAGAGGACTCTTAGCAAATCCAGCAATGTTTGCAGGATATGAAGAGACACCTTTGAAGTGCATCCAGGACTGGGTTGACATTGCTCTTGAGCTTGGAACTCCTTTTACATGTTTTCACCATCACTTAATGTACATGATGGAACGCATAActtcaaagcaagaaaagaaagtttttaatgttttatcaAGTACTTCAGCAGTACTAGATTATCTGAATGACCATTATGGTTTGGGAtaa